The window TATTTGATCTGAAACATGACTGCCTTTGACTGTTCAATCCATTCATGAAGATGTTTGGCATTGAACTCTCGGGTCTGAAGTTACACGTATCTTTTGTCTTGGTGTTATTTTGGTGCAACCACCAGCTGCAGACGCTGAACAGCTGACCACGCACAGAAGCCGAGTTGTTTGTCTTCAAAGCGTCATGAATGCTGACCCCGCACAATATGCGTGTTCTTTAACAGAAGGCCTGTTTCCTCCATTGCGCGGTATCCTTTCTACATGCGTTTCTAACGGGTCAAATGATTGTTTTCAATTGTCTTCTTGAATCCTAATCCTACCCATCACCATTGACGTCGTTCATACATAAAGGCTTTCCAAAGGAACAATGCTGCTGGCTCTAACACTTGTCAGCTTTGTCGCCATTGGActggcctttgtctttgcacGAGCCTCGCTCTTTCatcagcaaagaaaaggtcaAATTCCTGTCTCTGTGAACTATTTCTTCACACGCCAATGTAATAAGTCATGTAAGCCATGCAAACCCACGTCTTGGAAGTCCTAAATTGCCTTTGTGCCATGAACATGAACAGGATATCGACTTATGCGACAATGCCCGGCGCTCTACGTACAGTTCTATGTGGCTTCGGATGAACATTTACTAACTTGACTTACAAAGGCGGCTTCTGCTTTCATACAGCAAAGACTTCGCACATGGAGGACATATCTCGCGCAAAGCGAGGTCTTGAGCTATTGCAAAAGGCTGGCATGAAGAAGATTAATTTTGCAGGTGGAGAGCCCTTCCTCTATCCAAAATTCCTCGGCGAGCTGGTCAACTACTGTAAAGAAGACCTGCACTTGGAGTCTGtatccatcatcaccaacggAAGCCTTGTTAGAGAGGACTGGGTTCGCCAGCACGCCAAAAACCTTGACATTTTAGCATGCTCATGCGACTCTTTTGATGAGGATACGAACATCCAAATTGGCCGCGGCACAGGAAACCAAGTTGAGATTCTATATCGTATTGCGGAGTGGTGTCGCGAGAGCGAGATAAAGTTCAAGCTGAATACCGTGGTCACTCGCCTCAACTATGAAGAGGATATGAATGAGCACATTGACATTCTGAATCCTTTCAGATGGAAAGTCTTTCAGGTATTGATCGTGGAAGGAGAGGTAAATTGGGtcgtttcttcttccctcgcATTTCGCCATATATACTCACTGATCAAACATGACTGCTGACACAAGAGGCAGAATGACTCGGACAAGACGCTACGCGACGCTCGGAAGTTTACCATTACAGACGAGCAGTTTGAAGTTTTCTGCAACAAGCATAATCATCACGAATCGTTTGTCGCAGAGCCCAACAGACTCATGGCATCGTCGTATCTGCTAGTAGATGAGTACATGCGGTTCATCGATAAAGACGGCAATAAGCTCACAAAGTCCATTCTAGATGTCGGGGTGGAGGCGGCTATGCGGGAGATCAAGTGGGACGAGGATGCTTTCCAGGAACGGGGTGGTGTATACGACTGGACCAAGGAGCAGGGAGAGGGGGAAGCCTGCTCTAATGGCATGAGCGAAAAGTTGGCTTGGTAATGACGATATGATGActatttctctctctctttttttttttcctcttttttttccttccaaGAATGATGAGAGCTTCAAAGTCCGAATGAAAATGGTTGATGCCGGCCTAGATTGTTAAAGGATGAATCAGGCTATATGTGCCTCTAGTATTAACAGAGGATAAGACAAAAAGCAACGAATAAACGACAATAAAGATGCGCAAACCATTTATGAAAACAATGAGATTTGTCCAAAAGAGATTtgtatattaactttttcGACATTGCAGAAATTAAACGTACATTTCTAGTCCACAAGTTTGCTTGTTTCGGTATACATGTGCCCATGTAATCTACACACGACAATCTCCATATTTTATAGCGGCCCGTCTTCCTCGGCTGTCTTGGATCTACTAGACCCAGATTTTACACCACCATGTTACATTCATCATCATACCACCCCACGCGCCTTTGCTCTTCACGATCCAATacccatcatcttctcccaATTATACAAAAGTGTCAAAAGAATATTCATTACCCTTCCAACGTCGTCACTAACTAAAAATGCGCCGTCTCCCTGCCTGGTTCGTCCGCAGCGGCACCTCCACCGGCCTCCTCTTCAACCGCgcctctctccctcccatccacagccaatggcagcccaTTCTCGCTCCCGCAATGGGCTCCCCTGATCCCATCTACGGCCGCCAGCTCAACGGCATGGGCTCCGGCATCTCCTCCACGTccaaagtcgtcgtcatcggaCCTCCGCCGTCTGGCTCCGGCTCAACGTCCGGCCATGGCTCCGGGGTGGGGCCGAACGTTGACGCCGAGTTCACGTTTGTCCAGGTCGGCATCCGGGACGGCTCTCTGGATCTCGCCGGCACATGCGGCAACATGTCAGCCATCGTCGGCCCGGCCGCCTGGGACATGGGCATCGTGCCGCCGTCTCGTATTCCCTCTCTCGTATCCTACGATGAAGCCACTCACTCCCGTTGGGCAACTATGCGGATTCTCAATACAAATACGTCCAAGATCGTCGTTTCTCACTTCAAGCTTGAAGGGGACCCTCTCATGTACAATCCGCAGGGGAACTATGCTATGGACGGTGTCCCTGGGACGCAATCCCCCATCACGCTCAGCTTCTTGGATCCCGCGGGCGCAAAGACAGGAAGGGCCTTGCCCACGGGAAATCCCATCGATGAATTAACGCTTGCAGACGGAAGCACCGTCCAGGTGTCGCTGGTGGACGTCAGTAACCCCGGAGTCTTCGTCACAACATCAAGTCTAGGCCTCGACGATGCAACAGCTGCAAATCTCACTCCCGCCATAGTCGAGGTAGATATCACCCTCAAAACACGCCTCGAAGAGATCCGTCGAGCCGGTGCCTTGGCAATGGGCCTCGATCCCAAAATCGAGAGTGTTCCCAAGGTCGTCATGCTGCTGCCCCCGAGCGCCAGGAAGACTTCCCAGATCGACATCCAGTGCCTCGCCATGTCCATGGGCCAGGCGCACAAGGCCGCTCCCCTGACATTATCGCTGTGCCTAGGCGCAGCATCTCAGCTCAGCGGGACAATTGCTGCAGAGCTCATaggcggcgagaagaaggatgttATCAGGATTGGGCATCCGAGCGGCGTGGTGGACGTGGGTACGGCAGTGAGGAATGGCAAGATTGAAGAGGCGAAGCTGCTACGGACGGCGCGGGTGTTGATGAAAGGAGATGTATTTTATTGAGCAAAGGGATAAAGATGTCACTCATACTATTGACGTGTATCAATTAGACAGCGCAGTATGAAAGGGCTCAAAAGCCTCTCTTGTTTCTATCTCTTCAGCAGGTGTACATAGAGTAGCGTTATTGACAGACCAGGATATAGCCTCTATCTACTATATCACGACAAGCCTACACATCTGCTTATCTGAGTGATAGTGGGAGGCTATGTTGAAGAATTTCCACTATACGGAACATGCCAATCTTAGTGGCCATAGTTGGCCCACCAGAATGAAGGGGCTGCTGCGGTTTATATGCGACCTACTGTCAATCTACCAACCGACTGCTCTGAGttgaaaagaaggaaaaagtaTTCTTCGCTCATGTTTCTGAGAGTGAAACTTTGATTCCGAATCCATTGCATCTCAACGCAACCCTGTATGAGTTTACGGACTAATTTGTCGGCCAACAGTAGACTCTTTAACGCGGCAGATACAAAGGGTAATACATTCCAGGTTATTAAAGCTGCATCCCGCATTTGTCCATTCAGTCCGGGGGGCATAAACCAATGCTAGAATCCGGCGTGGGATTGGCCAATTCAGTAGCAACACAAAGCTAGAGTGCCCACTGCAAATGACAGCTCGCCCTACCGCGACATTGTTTCCTCATCAAGTTACCCGCTACGGTTAAGATGAAACAAGGGCCAGGGATGGATCTCAGTACGATGCGAGGTGGACGCCACATCTATCTTGAGTGAGAAGATCCAATTGCGGTATTCACGATGATATTAAAAAGCTGGCGAGTGCATTCACTTACTTGAGCCGACTGGTCCGCGAGATTGCGTGAAAAGTAACTCCATCTTGCAGCATTACGCTTTGCATTGACAGGCAGCCAAATGCGATACATTCACCGTCTGTTCATTCACCGATTACAAACGCGTAGATCTTTGGCAGATTCGGCCATTTACGGTGCCTCAAATTAGGTATAAGATAGCCACGGCGATTAACTGAATTAATTACCGactcagcatcttcaacgcTCAATATCCACAGCCAAACGCAGCCACACTTTGTATTAAACATTCTCATTACACGCACTTGTACAGAAtacaagagcaagagaacAAAATGGCAGCTCAACAGCAGCGACAAAAGGATATTGAAGAGCTCGAGCAGCTAAACCTGAAATACCTCAACAGCGACCAAACTTCCGATGTTGCAACTTATGAAACATTCCTCGACCCAGGCTTCACAGCAAGCCTTCAAGACGCAAAAATCTACAACCGAGAGGAATTTCTCGACATGATCTCAAAGCCTCGGCCGTTCACCGAGCTGAAGAGCCACGATGTCAACATTGGCATCTTTGGTGACGGCAACGTTGCGCTTGTCAGGGCGAGAATGAGCTTCCGCAATCTGGAGGGCAAGGTGTGCTACGGAAGATACACGGATGAATACCAGCGCCAGAATGGAAAATGGATTTGCATTGGGGCGAATGTCATCTGCAACGAGAAATAGATGTATGTAAAGACGCGAATCCAATAAGCGATAAGAGGAGTGGGTAAATAAAATTCTGTAGATGGTCAAGCAGTCTGTAGATGGTCAAGCAGTGCCAGATCAAAAATGACTCCAATATGTATGGAGCAGCATTATCAGATAGCACGAATCAACAATGACTACTGCTATTTACTTTCAATGAACGATCAAACTAGACATTGATTCTTCTTCCCATAGCACAACACCACGCCTCAAACTTCCATTTCGCAATCATCCCTTCACTCCCCACCTCAGTTTTCCACACATCATACGTTTCTATAGTGGCCCTCGCTATCCACGTTGTTTGTGACATGAACAATCCCCCCATTATcctgccttctttttcttgaccTAATTGTTCGTCAAAGTACATGACTTGACTAGCCAAATTCTGGCTCTCGGCTTCCATGGCAGAAAATCGGGCTGGGTCCAAGGCGAACAGAAGTCGCAACTTCATTAGACGGCATATGATCAAAGTTCCCTCAATCTCTAACGGATTTACTTGCGATCCTTTGGAGCCAGGCACAATCTCGCTTCTGTTgtccgcagcagcaagccgtTGTTGTAAAAGATCCGTCAAACATAGCAAGCTCTCATTGTGGCTTATCATATCCTTAATGAGAGCAGTGTACTCTTGGGGTGTTGGAGCCTCCATTGCTGAGATCATATCAGTCGCCAATTTGAAATGGTTTGGACCCCAGACAAGATGCGTCCATAAGCAAGTTACGATATCTCGGTAATTATAGAAATACTCATCGCTGAGAATAGACTCGCAAATGACCGTCTTCCAAGATTCGTCTGTAAGAAAGCAATGTCTGTTGTCAAGAATCGCTTCCGTAATCTAAAGATGGTAGCCTGTTCAGTGACCATATGTAACAACATCAATCTGTCCGACTCTGCCCCATTTGAGGATTAAATACAGGCACTTGAAATGAATGCTTACTATAGGGCCAATCTGTGCTGTGAGAATGGCCAGATCAAAGTCGGATTTAAAATTCCGAGCACCACGCTGTTCAATCAGCCTTGAAGCACCCGCGACGTGGCACAACCACGACTGAAGGCTGGCATTATTGATCAGCTATAAAGAAGTTAGCGATTACGCACAACAGCTAAAGTTATAACATTACGTACATCAAATAACCCTAGCAACTGTATTGCACACAATGTCTCAGAGCTCATCCACTGGCTCCTGTCGTTCAAGTCTTGCTGGATGCACTCAAGAACTCTGGTATGCTGGCGCAACACAATATTGTGAGCAAAGGTGCTCCCAACATCCATTATCATTTGTTGAACCTTCACCACAATACAGTCCACAGCGAGGCTTAAAGTAAGAGCCTGACCGTATCGTGGGAAGATAAATGATAAGAACTTTTGGCTCCCTGGAACGGACGAAGACAATGCTCGAATGATGTTTGAAGGGTctttggtgaagaaggagagtGTAGTGGCTCCTAGACGCAGCCCAGTGAAAGGTGCCAAGTCTAGTATGGAGAAGTACTCGGTTACAAGCAGATTAGAGTAAGGGGACGAGAATGGCGGCTGTATTGGGAgccgttgctgctgaatCATCTGATGGTGCTCAGTCCTCGACATTCGTGGCCGCGGCCTACGCTTCTGAGGCCAATTGCTTGGCTTAGTATCATTTTGCGCTGTAACAGAATTAGACATGAAGAAGATCGATGGCTAGGAGATACGATTCTGAgttaaatttacttttagttgcccttttcttcttcgtttctGCTACATTTCGCATGGCTCTCTGTCGGATCAGCGCACGATGGCTTGAATCATCGGGCTGGTTTGTTCCACGATATGGAATAAAAGCATGTATTGTATTGTCAATAGTTCCTTCCATCTGGCTCGAGCCTCTGAAGCTGCTATTGGGAATGATGGGTTTGATCAAGGTTAAGAGATTGCAAGCAAGTACCATTTGTGCGATCAGAAATATGGAAACCCTTCCTGATATACACAAACTTGATTGTATTCAAGACATTACCAGAGATTAGTGAGCAAGTTACCAGCTATGGGCGAAAGATGGCTACTAATCTGCCGATGAATAATCACATATACAGTATATTGCCTGCCAGATACTGGGTCAAGACCTGGCAATATAGGCGGGGAATACCATCTCAAAACGGCAGTCTGCTGCCTTGAATGAGTATAGCTCAAATGCGACCTCGCTAGCCCTGTTTTTAGTTTCGGGGCATGATGTTGCTTTTCCATGATTGTAGGCGTTACAACGTAAGAAGTGCAGCGTAGTTGGTCAACTGATCTCCTTTGCAAATATTTACATACTTACAAGTAGCTCTGCTTGGAATAGAATTTCGAGTCCAATTTGTCAGCCTGGAATTATTAAGAACTTTATCCAGGGTTACCCAGTATAAGCTATATATAGATCGTCACCTTCTGTTCATAGAGTTCGAGAATCCTTCTTTATAATTATCACGCCCTCTATACATCAGAAGCAAGAACTATAAAATGTCGAGATaccaaacaaaaaagattTTCATCATCGGTGGGACGGGTGCCCAAGGCGTCCCGATTATCCAGGGTTAGTAGATAGTTGACGTGCAACTAGGCATCTATTCGATGCATATGAATGAATGAACCTGTTTGCTGATTGAGAGTGAACCATTACATAGAGCTTGTTAAAGATGAAAAGTACACAGTAAGGGTCATGACTCGAGACCCAGAGAGTCGACGAGCCAAGGAACTCGCTGCGTTGCCTGGTGTGGAGCTATTCAAAGGCTCATTTGCCAACGAAGTTGATCTTACGAATGGATTTAAGGGCTGCGATGGTGCTGTAAGCTTACTGCATAATTTATCTCCTTCTTAAAGGCCTACTCATCTTGATTACAACCTCTTGAGACTCTGACATGCCACCAATAGTACGTTAACATTGACGGCTTCAACTGCGGCGAAAAGGCAGAAATCTTCTGGGGCATACGTGCTTACGAAATAGCCCTAGATGCTGGTATAAAATTCTATGTCTGGGGAAATCTTGATTATACTTTGAAAAAGGCCAACTGG is drawn from Trichoderma atroviride chromosome 7, complete sequence and contains these coding sequences:
- a CDS encoding uncharacterized protein (EggNog:ENOG41), producing MRRLPAWFVRSGTSTGLLFNRASLPPIHSQWQPILAPAMGSPDPIYGRQLNGMGSGISSTSKVVVIGPPPSGSGSTSGHGSGVGPNVDAEFTFVQVGIRDGSLDLAGTCGNMSAIVGPAAWDMGIVPPSRIPSLVSYDEATHSRWATMRILNTNTSKIVVSHFKLEGDPLMYNPQGNYAMDGVPGTQSPITLSFLDPAGAKTGRALPTGNPIDELTLADGSTVQVSLVDVSNPGVFVTTSSLGLDDATAANLTPAIVEVDITLKTRLEEIRRAGALAMGLDPKIESVPKVVMLLPPSARKTSQIDIQCLAMSMGQAHKAAPLTLSLCLGAASQLSGTIAAELIGGEKKDVIRIGHPSGVVDVGTAVRNGKIEEAKLLRTARVLMKGDVFY
- a CDS encoding uncharacterized protein (EggNog:ENOG41), which gives rise to MSRTEHHQMIQQQRLPIQPPFSSPYSNLLVTEYFSILDLAPFTGLRLGATTLSFFTKDPSNIIRALSSSVPGSQKFLSFIFPRYGQALTLSLAVDCIVVKVQQMIMDVGSTFAHNIVLRQHTRVLECIQQDLNDRSQWMSSETLCAIQLLGLFDLINNASLQSWLCHVAGASRLIEQRGARNFKSDFDLAILTAQIGPIITEAILDNRHCFLTDESWKTVICESILSDEYFYNYRDIVTCLWTHLVWGPNHFKLATDMISAMEAPTPQEYTALIKDMISHNESLLCLTDLLQQRLAAADNRSEIVPGSKGSQVNPLEIEGTLIICRLMKLRLLFALDPARFSAMEAESQNLASQVMYFDEQLGQEKEGRIMGGLFMSQTTWIARATIETYDVWKTEVGSEGMIAKWKFEAWCCAMGRRINV
- a CDS encoding uncharacterized protein (EggNog:ENOG41); the protein is MAAQQQRQKDIEELEQLNLKYLNSDQTSDVATYETFLDPGFTASLQDAKIYNREEFLDMISKPRPFTELKSHDVNIGIFGDGNVALVRARMSFRNLEGKVCYGRYTDEYQRQNGKWICIGANVICNEK